taaataaaatcctgtatCTATGAAAATATGTGTACATGTTCACATTTCTTATATTCTGTATTTAATTATATCAAAAGATCAGCAAAAGTCAATTTCTTCTTTACCTGCCTATCATTGGCTGGATTAAGGCTTTATAATTGATGACAGCCCTTGCAAAGCATAGAACACACCCTGACTGCTACTCTCACTTCAGTTCTTTTAGACCAAAGCTGGAATACTGATTttgatgttccttttttttttgaactatgaaggaaatgtacttttaaatgttttgctttaaaatgtgactgttattatcattattgtgCAAATATATGTGGCATTACTGTCATATTTAAGTTTTCAGTACATAACACACACTCCTGATTTGGAaacttagtttattttttaagagctttCCATATCATCCTGAAGCTTGTGTTACATAAGCTTAATGGACTCAGCTTTGTGATGGAGAGAATCCACCAGGTGAATAGCAGCAGTAAGCTTTGAAGGGCTTATTTTGCCAGACTGCATCTCCAGCTCACTGTTAGGAGTCACACTATTCTTTGTGCACTGATTATATACCATAAAGCTCTGACAATATTCACTGCAGAATGAAAATGTCTTTTGCCCCTGCCTCCTTTCTTTTTGCATAAATACAGTAAGTTGAGTTTTAACTAAGGTGATTTTTGAATTAAAGTGACAAATCCAAATGCCTGAAATTTAGGATTACATTTATGGATTTCATCTATAGTATATCAACATCAAAATATCAGTGATAGTAAGTCACAGACAAGAGAAGTTTCTATGGGTTTTGGAACTTTCAGATCAGGTTATTGTAGTGTTATCTAGCACAGGTCAGAGGAACAGGACTGATGGGGATGGTGAGACTTAAATTCAATACTTAAATATTCCTCCAAACTGGAGATTTACTCTGACAcatgggaggaagaaaggatatctttaaaaggaatctttgtgtgtgtgtgtgtgtgtgtgtttcctgaagaaagaaaaaggggaaaaaaaaactagtgaGCAGATTGAACCAGAATCCATTTTAGCAAAAGAATATGTCTGTGCTTAGAGGGTACAAATGCCAAAACCTTTGTTTAGTTAGGAGAAATATTAATGAAatgtcctctcttttctttttttctttagaaaaaaaagctATTCAGTTTTTTGACTCATTTAAATATGCTGActcctttcataattttttttttttttacaaagaacaGGAATACTTTTATGAAATTTGTCTCTATGACACATACTGGATTGACCTCTGTGTGTTCTGGACTTCAGTTCAAATGTATTTCCTACTTGGATCATAGCTAAAAAGGTTTGAAAGTCACTGTTCCAGCAGATGCAGAACTCAGGGCAGAGCCCCAAGGCTACTGCACATCCCAGGCAGGTGAGtagcagtgggagaggggcagtaGAAAGAATCATCATCAGAAAAGACACTTAAAAACACTGAAGAAGATATGGACAAAAGAAATCAAGGAGAACACTAAGGTTTTTACCCCTGGGTCCTCTGGGGGGAAAGGTGGCTGTAATCCTAAACAGGCAAATCATGAAGGAGAGCAAGCAGGCTAACAGGTCCACAAGGGAGGCCAGGAGACACCTTCAGGTTGAGACACGTCCGGTTTCAAGAGAAAGAGGACATGCAGACAGAAGTACAAAAACAGCCCTCCCACACCACGAACTCAAAACAGGTCCCCAACATTGCTTTAATTTGAGTCACCTTTTACAACACCACAGTAATTTCCTTTCAGTTAAACGGTGCTTTAAATTTATGCTTTGTCCTCAACCAAGTGGTTAGGACTGAAAGGCACATCATCACGCTCAGCACCAATGCCGTCAGTTAGTCTCTGGCTGTTACATTATTTACCGTCCCGAGGGCTTCACTTTGATTTCGCATTTGATGGAGAAGTACAGACGGTCCGTCACCTGGCTCTGTGCAGGCGCGGACGATGACTGCACCGGTCCACGGACGTGGGAGCCACAGGACCCCTACTGCACCAGCGCAGGAGAGTCAGGCTGAAGGGTGCCCGTCAGCTGCCACCCTGTCTGTGCCCACCCTGCGAAGCTACACAGTTGGCTCAAGGCCCCTGCTGATCCAGCAAGAGGGCACGAGGGAAATGGCAGAACTCCAACAGATCACTTTAGCCAGGACTGAATCCCCAACgtacacaaaaacagacgtaATTAAACGAGGCCGTGCGGACTTAAAGGTAAAATGTCATCCCTACCAGGCCCTTGATGAAACGAGTTTTGCTTTACAGAAGCCTTTTTATGAAGTAAATTACATTAAttacaacatttaaaaacatcCAACATTTAAGGGTTCTGAATCTCTGATTTATTAGACAGCACGGCAATAACAGGGTTAGATTATTTTACAAAAAGAGCTCAAGCTGCTCCGAAACAGCAACCGGGCTTCCTGGGGGTAAAAACAATTCTTTGGACTATCACCCGAAGACACAAAGACTCCTCATCCTACACAAAGTCAGCATGGAAGGGCACACAGACAAgtttttttaagacagaaaacagagaaatccACATACTAAATAAGGTGTCCACAATGACTACAACGCATCCCTTAGGGGATGAGTATGTGTTTGTAGGAAGCAAAACAAAGCTTGCCATAGAGAAACCACTTTCACGAGATGGTTAGGTGGACTTGGGTTTTGTTTCTGCATCTGTCACTTGGCGAATGAAGATACCATCTTCGGGATGTTCTGTGTCATCCATTTCATACATATACGACGATGCTATTGCGAGCGTGGTCCCGTCGTTACTGAAGGCCAGGGACGCAATGCTGGTGGGGTACCGGTGGAACTGGCACAGCCGTTTCTTGTTAAATGGGTCCCAAATGTTGACAAATCCATCCGAGCCACCTGTAGCAAATGTGTTGTGGATGTTGTGAAAGGAAATGGCATTGACCGGGTAGATCTGCTCGATGTTTTTCTCCTTCAGTCTGTGACACTTGAAGGCGTACTTCTTCTTCTGCACCTCAGGGCTTGGGTCCAAGTACTCAACTGCCACTCGGCCTTCTATGGAGCTCAATACATAGCCCTGCTTGTTGGGAAATGCCCGGATGCAGCGAATCTGGTACTTGAGGCTGGACTCCCGGCGCTGCTGCACGTAGCCCATGTTCCGTAAGTCCGACACCAGCACTCTGCGGCCTGCAGTGCCCACAATCAGCCGGTCTCCAGACACTGAGAGGGTGTACACCTTTTCGGGCTGAGAGAAGGTCCCTGCATTACAAGGAGTTCTGGGATCCCACAGTTTAACTGTCTGATCCCAACTCCCTGTCACCATCACATTCACTTCTGGGCAATATTCAACACATCTGATAGGGGCATCATGGGTTCCGACGAGATTTTCTTGATCAGTGTTCAAATCATGCATTTTCAACTGATGGTCTAATCCTCCACTCCAAGCATGTGTTGGATCGTAGAAGGCACAGTCCAGGACGGCGCCGGTGTGCTGGTACTTGAGCCGCATGGAGTTGGCCGGCACGTCGTAGAGGCGCACGGACGTGTCCCAGGAGGAGACCAGGAGGAACTGGGAAGTGTTGGGGCTGAACTTCACCGAGGAGATGCCGTCCTCGGGTGGCTGGTTCAGTTTGAACTCGTTAGAACCGGTCATCTTGGACTCCCTTCGAAGCAACTTAGCCGCTGCTGGCCGCCGCCACCACCTCCTCGCTTACCTCCGAGTACTCGCGGGCTGGGCGAGAAGAGGCGGAGAGGAAGCTCctcctttcataatttttaagtatttctgcTTCCCTCCTGTCTCTGAATGCCCTCAACAGACAGTTTAACCGCAAACCATTTCAAATGTCTACATACATGTTTGTATTTAAGTATATTCCAAAAAGATGCTCTTGAGAATATGAACTGTGCAAATGAAATTTGAATCATTTTTCcaatatgatatttaaaatattttcttactttgaaGGATCACACTGGGTTAGtgaaataaattgcaaaaatgTATCTAGAAAGCAACTCTCAATTAGAAACTATACCATAATTTGCTATAGGCATATCCATGGCAGCCTTTAAATGAAGAGCTCTGTAAACTTACTGTGTGGATAGGTTGAGCTCTGCACTGCAACACTGAATCAGGAAGGACATTCCTATGGGAATAACCTGACAGAATATAATAATGTACCTACTGGCAATACAGCTTTGGGGatatggggaaagaaaggaattaTGGCAGATATCATATTTTACCTTATTATTATTGGAACTATTATTATTGGAAACAAAGTGGACAAACCCTAGGTCAGTGATTCTGTGGGAGTCTTGGCCCTTTGCTAGAATGGTGGTGAAATAGTGAGCATTCCATTGGAGTGGGTTGCATTCCTTGGTGTCACACCTTCTTGATactacttcctttttctttttctcttctcttcctccccatgccacccccacaaaaaaaaaaagtgaaataaaagaaactgGAGTCATTTGGGTGAGAAAACATTAAATTGTAGATAATACTGATGGGGAaattattgtttcattttcccaACTTAAATGTTCTTGACTCACCATATTTTtggttgcttgtttgtttgtttttgtttttgttttttttttaagattttatttatttgacagagacagagatcacaagcaggcagagaggcaggcagagaggaggaagcaggctccccactgagcagagagcccaatgtggggcttgatcccaggaccctgagatcatgacctgaggggaaggcagaggctttaacccactaagccgcCTAGGCACCCCATGATATTGTAAAgggagcaaaacaaaaccaagtagAACAAAGCAAACCCCGGAAgacaatttcattttaattaatgtcTTATTTTGAAAAGGAGAGCCTATTGTAGAAAGCactgaagagggagaaaatttagtaaacacaataaaacatgaatctgaaaaaaatcatgggatGGTTGGGACAGGGGAAAAGTAAAATGGTTACAGAAAAGATaaattcaatgagaaaaagaagaagagaactaggaaaaggaaaagaataatgaaaagaagacaaaaatatcaaaggatatttatttctttggctgAAAGAGGGGTAAATTATACTCTTGCATCAAAACACTTAGTGCTTAGTATTATAACTTCCACTAAACAGAAAAACTAAGTTATGCACATTGTTTTTCAGgataaagaatgagaagaaacagagggtcACAATTTGTTAACAATTAAATAGCAATGCATATTCTTGTGGACGGAGAACACTACTAGGCCTAACCTCTTAAAATACAGCATTTTGTTACTTTTAGAAGAATATGACACATTCACTTTATGCTTAGAAGACATGCACACTGAAACACCCATCCTTCTGTTcattagaagaaaatgaaaacttgaaacTATAAGTCAGATGTGAAGCCATTCTTGTATGTATTTTCCTTAAAGTACAAAGTATACAGCAGTGTAGAAAATATTATAGATTCTAGAATATGACGAACTTGAGCAAATTTGCAAAATGGATGGAAAGGCTATGCAATAGTACAAAAGTTCCACATTTCTTTCATCTCAAGTAAATAATccaaagcaacaacaaaatatttgtcaataataaatacataaacaagaaGATGTTACATTCATAGACATAACCTTAGATAACAAAGCAAATTCTTCTATATGATTCTCATAGCCATCTTGTGAGGTTTGCAGGACAGgtcatattttctctcttctaaaGACAAAGAAACTAAAGACCAGAAAGCtggagtgacttgcccaagattaaAGTATGGAAAGTTGCAACTGAAATTCTAGTCTCTAGATCCAGGATTAAAGCTTTTCTGTCAACTATACTGCTCCTAAAATTATGGGAATCACAATTAGGTCAAATTGAGTGTGGTTATCTTTAAATCTAAGCTGCAGATTTAGAGCAGAATTTAGATAATACATCAACATTTCATgaattttagttttctaaatGCATCATCTACCAGGCATTTTATCCTTAATCACTCATAGCTCCTAGCAATATTCTGGCACAGATATACAAtggatgttcaataaatacttacttgGTTCAATTACTACACAAAAGGTTTATAATTAATAATCAATCAACTAAGAAACTAGTATTTCCATTTACCTTTTGATTTGACAGAAACACTCTACAATTAAGGAATATGTGATATTAAAACCACCTgtaaaatacatcattttttaaatttttttttatttataaacatataatgtgtttatatccccaggggtacaggtctgtgaatctccaggtttacacacttcacagcactcaccatagcacataccctccccaatgtccataacccccctccccctctcccaaccccacctccccagaagaataaatgaaacaagatgggattgggagggagacaaaccataagtgactcttaatctcacaaaacaaactggagggttgctgggggaaaaTACATCaattttattcactcttttttCACAGAGATGAACTATaaactcttttcttcttttatttttattttatttttttaaagattttatttatttatttgtcagagagagagccgagcaagagcgagcacaggcagacagagtggcaggctgaggtagagggagaatcaagctccctgccaagcaaggagcccgatgtgggactcgataccagaatgctgggatcatgacctgagctgaaggcagctgcttaaccaactgagccacccaggtgtccctcttttcttcttttaaattcaacaagctggaggaggggcaagatggcggagaagtaggagaccctgtttcaactggtcccatAAAGTGAGCTTATTATCTagcagaacactctgaacacccatgaaatcagcctgggatgtaggattatacacttctggatctttataggggcagaagactccagtggagaggtaaagtggagtgggaatgatTGGACAGctattggaggataaacagaagggggggagccaccagaagcaacactttggaaaataataccccaatgaAAGAATGCCCTGTGACTgtggaccagcattaacttggagtttgGTTAAAcacactcaaaaagaacaaaagatcttaagggcaactggtggaatttGATGGTCATGGGCACGGGCctaagcccatggacccaggatgAAACTGCCAGTGACTACCCATGCCAGAAAGAGTGTGGATGAGCCCCTGGGGTTGCACACCTTGCATCATCGCTTGGCTGGGCACACTCCCACTCCCACATGAGGGAGGCTGGTGAAGGCGCCAACCTGTGATCCCTAGAATTTTTGCACACTGTGCAAACAGGGTCTGACCCACTCCCTGCCAGCATCTGAGAAATTTCCATCCTGGAGCTAGCTGGCAGTCACTAGGACTGGCTGAGAGTCTGGACTCTCCCAGCCAGGGTGGAAAGGTCTGGACCCCAGCAGTACCaacaaaggcagccactggaagtgggctccctggaccaatatcactcATGGCTTTGGCACAGGGGTGCAGGACCTTCAGGTGACCCCCTGAGATGATAGCTGGGGATGTGCTCTGCCTGTGAGAAGTTGCATGGCAAAACGGAGTTTgaagagggggagtctgtgttctggACCATCCAGAGGGAGGCAGACTGAGGTTTcactctgagatggaggtctgggtgcagtttgctttccactaaacctctgaaaacccacaaaaagctgccaaagaacaaaaaactccagagaacagaagcaccaaaaaaaaaaaaaaacaaaaaaaaaaccggcttccacagagcccagccccacggtagggagcaggaggactcaactcaagcaagactgactgaaaaacaatgtggcatcccctccacccccagaaagccagccaaagaaccagaggacaaccaccacagagtccccataaaactgtaaatcCCCAGTATGAGAGGAAAAATAGATTAAGTTCTCAGTAATTCACTAGAACTtgtatacttcatagatacaacctttattttttaatttgttctcactattcttgttctatttaatatttttaacctacttaccattacaactagaggtttcaTACaatatattccataataaccttttaacttgaatttcttttttttatattttatttattcgacagagagaaatcacaactaggcagagatgcaggcagagagagagaggaggaagcaggctccctgcggagcagagagcccgatgtggggctcgatcccaggaccctgggatcatgacctgagccgaaagcagaggctttaaccgactgagccacccaggcgccccttaacttgaatttctttcatcatatacctatgtttttgttttgcttttctatttttaaaatatacatatagatataaggtTCAAGGTAATCTTCTTTCCTTATTCAACACTATctctatatataaaccagttttaatctcccttcaTCTCTGGAAAGTTGAATACTTTAACAACAATAT
This region of Meles meles chromosome X, mMelMel3.1 paternal haplotype, whole genome shotgun sequence genomic DNA includes:
- the LOC123935004 gene encoding mitotic checkpoint protein BUB3-like gives rise to the protein MTGSNEFKLNQPPEDGISSVKFSPNTSQFLLVSSWDTSVRLYDVPANSMRLKYQHTGAVLDCAFYDPTHAWSGGLDHQLKMHDLNTDQENLVGTHDAPIRCVEYCPEVNVMVTGSWDQTVKLWDPRTPCNAGTFSQPEKVYTLSVSGDRLIVGTAGRRVLVSDLRNMGYVQQRRESSLKYQIRCIRAFPNKQGYVLSSIEGRVAVEYLDPSPEVQKKKYAFKCHRLKEKNIEQIYPVNAISFHNIHNTFATGGSDGFVNIWDPFNKKRLCQFHRYPTSIASLAFSNDGTTLAIASSYMYEMDDTEHPEDGIFIRQVTDAETKPKST